CAACCCGACGGGGACGACGCCGGACGGCAACGCCTGGAACGCCGTCCAGGCCGCCTGCGAGAAGGAGGGTCTCCCCCTCATCCTGGACGAGGTCTTCGCCGACTACGCCTGGAACGGGGCGCGCCCCGTCTTTCCCCGGCGGGAGCCGGCCGTGCCCGTCTTCGTCCTGAACGGGCTCTCGAAGGTCCTCTGCGCCCCCCAGCTCAAGCTGGCCTGGATCCTCCTCCACGCCCCGATGGACATGAAGCCGCCCGTCCGCGAGCGGCTCGACCTCATCTGCGACACCTACCTCTCGGTCAACGAGCCCGTCCAGCGCGCCCTGCCCGCCCTCCTGCCCCGGCGGAAGGAGGTGCAGGCCCAGGTGCGCGCCCGGCTGGCCGAGAACCGGATGATCCTCCGCTCCCTCCCCACGGGCGGCCACCTCCGCCCCCTCCCCGGCGACGGCGGCTGGTCCCAGGTCATCGCCCTCCCCGATGGGACGGACGAGGAAGACTTCGCCCTCCGGCTGCTCGACGGGGCGAACGTCCTCGTCCAGCCCGGCTACTTCTACGACATCGAGGAGGGCGCCCACTTCGTCGTCTCCCTCCTGTCCTTTCCCCGGGAGCTCGCTCAGGGCCTCGCCGCCGCGGCGGCCATCCTGAAAAACGGGTGAGGGGTCCGTAGGGGCGAATCTTGTATTCGCCCCCCGACGCGCCGCCGATGCGGGGGCGAACACGAGGTTCGCCCCTACGATGACACGCGGCGGCGTTGGTGTAGGGGCGTTCCATGGAACGCCCCTACGGAAACCGGCTCACCGAGGCGACGCGAAAAGTTGTCATTCCGAGCGCAGCGAGGAATCTGCTTTTCAAGGCAAGAAGCAGATTCCTCGGGCCTTCGGCCCTCGGAATGACAAGACGCGCCCGCTGCGAATTAGGGCATCCCCCCGCTTGCCCCCCCAAGCCCCGGCGAATTAGAGTATCCGGGCACGCGACAAGCCCCCCACAATCCCCCGCCCCGCGACGCCGGGAGGCCGCTTCGGGGAGGGGCATCCACCCGGGACACGAGAGGGCCGAGGAATGGAGACGCAGAACTGGTATTCCGTTCAGGAGTTCGCGCCGGGCAGCTACCAGATCACCGAGGCGGGCCGCTACAAGATGTTCCTCTTCCTCGGGAGGGACAAGGCGCTGGCGGTGGACGGTGGCCTGGGCGTCGGCGACCTCCGCAAGCTCCACGAGAGCATCACCAGGCTCCCCATCGACTTCATCCTGACCCACACCCACTGGGACCACCTGGGCGGCGGCCACCAATGGCCCAAGGTGGGGGTGCACCCCATCGGGAAAGACCGCCTGGCGAACGACCACTCCGCGGCGGCCCAGCGCTTCATCCAGAACTGGAAGGACCCCCTGCCCGCGGGCTTCGACCCCAAGACCTTCACCATCAAGCCCATCACCTTCGGCTGGACGCTGAAAGAGGGCGACTCCTTCGACCTGGGCGGCCGGCGCTTCCGCGTCTACGACATCCCCGGCCACTCCCCGGACAGCATCGCGCTGCTGGACGAGCGGGAGGGCGTCCTCGTCACCGGCGACCTGGTGAAGCCCCTCGACTGCCTCTACCTCCAGGTGCCCACCGCGATACTCCGCGACTACGCCCCCTCCCTGCGCAAGCTCGAGAAGCTGGCGAAGGAGGTGAAGTGGATCTGCTCGGGCCACACCAACCCCTTCGGCGACGCCTCCATCATCGGCGAGATGGCCCGGTTCATGGAGGAGATCGAGGCCGGCACGCACGAGAAGTCCAAGAAGCGCTTCGCCCCTCCCGGCTGGGGCGAGGTGGACGAGTACGAGGCCAAGCGCTTCAAGGTCTGGATTGGGGACCACGCGCGGAAGTAGCGGCGCCCCGGCGAAGCGAAGTTCGTCCAGGGCCTCCCCAAGGCCCGCGCGGCCAAGATCGTCCGCGGCGCCATCCGCAGGATTTATCTTGGGGAAGAAATCGGCCACATGGATTTGAGCTCCCTGGATTCGCCCGAGCATTTGCAGTCGATACGGGAGGCGGTGTGAAATCCAAAGAAAGATGATTTTCTTGACTGTTTCCGTCTACAATTCGGTTGGGCTATAATCTCAAGCGAGTTGCGTTTTTCTCAGCAAGCAAATCTTGAACAAAGGATACACCGATGAGCAGACAAGCAAAGAATCAATCCAGCCTCTCTAGGGCCGCCAGAGTGCATGTAATCGCCCACCAAGAAGGCTGGGCCATCAAGCAAGAGGGGCAATCCAGGGCATCTAAAATCTGCAGCACCAAGGAAGCGGCCGTAAGAAATGCCTCTCAAGTTGCCGTGAAAGGCCAAGACGTCGTTGTTCATAAGAAAGACGGTTCCATCCAGAGCTGGAAACGAATTGTCAAATGACCCAAAAGGGGCAATTTGGCAAAAACGTCTTCATCAATTGCCCCTTCGATGATGATTACATTCCCTTGCTGCGGCCGCTACTTTTCACCGTCCTGTATTGCGGGCTTACGCCGCGAATCACCTCGGAGAGTTTTGATTCAGGCGAAACGCGTCTCAACAGCATATGCAAGCTGATATCGAACTCAAAGTTCAGCATACATGATCTGTCCCGCCTGAGAGCCCGGAAAGCCAAAGAATTTCACCGGATGAATATGCCGTTTGAATTGGGAGTCGATTTGGGGTGCCGCAGATTTGGCAATGGAGCCTTACGCCGGAAGCGCTTTCTGATTTTGGATGAGCATAGGTATAGATATCAAAAAGCGCTTTCCGATATTTCTGGCTCAGATATCAAGCACCACACCAAAAATCCGCGGAATATCGTCCGGCAGGCCAGGAACTGGTTTGTCGAGAACGGACTGGCGGGAACCCCAAGTGGACAAGCCATCTGGCTCGAATTCAATGAATTTATGGCCGATTTCTATGAAAAACGGCGGAGAGATGGATATAGCAGAAAGGAGCTTCAGATAATGCCGATACCTGAGCTCATCTCCTTCATGCGAAGGTGGATAGCTTCACACGATTTGTAGATCGCTTGTCCTGACCAACGAGGATTCGTCCGGCCATGCCCACCCCCGTCATCTGGCGCCCCACCGAGGACTTCCTTCGGAACTCGAACGTCGCCCGCTTCATGCAAAAGCACGGGCTGAAGAGCTACTCCGAGCTTCTGGAGTGGTCGGTGGCGGACATCCGCCGCTTCTGGAGGCTCATCCTCGAGGACATGGGGGTGGAGTGGTACCGCCCCTACGACGAGGTGCTCGACCTGAGCCGGGGTTTCGAGTGGGCGCGCTGGTTCGTCGGTGGAGAATTAAACGTCATCCACAACTGCATCGACCGCCACCTCAGGGACGGGAAGGGAGGCCGGACGGTCCTCGTCTGGGAGGGGGACGGGGGGGAGGTGCGGCGCTTCACCTACGCGGAACTCGCCGCCGAGGTCGCGCGCCTGGCGGGGGCGATGCGGGCGATGGGGATGAGGCCCGGGGACGCGGCGGGCATCTTCATGCCCATGCTGCCCGAAACCGTCTTCGCCTTCTTCGCCTGCCTCAAGATCGGGGCCGCCGCCGTCCCCATCTTCTCGGGCTTCGGGCCCGAGGCGGTGGCCGAGCGGCTGGCCCACGCCGAGGCGCGGCTCGTCTTCACGGCGGACGGGGGCATGCGCCGGGGAAAGGAGGTCCCCGTCAAGCCTCTGCTGGATCAGGCCCTCAACCTGGGAACGAGGGTGGAGAAGGTTGTCGTCCTCGGGCGCACGGCCGCTGAAGTTCCCATGAAAGCCGGGCGGGACGTGATGTGGGAGGAGTTCGTGGCGGGGCAGCCCGCCGAGGCCCCGACGGAGCGCCTGCCCGCCGAGGCGCGGGCCATCATCATCTACACCTCGGGGACGACCGGGAAGCCCAAGGGCACGGTGCACACCCACGCGGGCCTCCTCGTGACCACGGCCAAGGAGCTGCGCTACTGCATCGACCTGCGCGAGGGGGACACCGTCTTCTGGGTGACCGACATCGGCTGGATGATGGGCCCCTGGGAGATGGTGGGGGTGCAATTCGGGGGCGGCACCTACCTCATCTATGAGGGCGCCCCCAACTGGCCCGGCCCGGACCGGCTCTGGAAGCTCGTCGCGGATCATAAAGTCACCCAGCTCGGCATCTCCCCCACCGCCATCCGGCTCCTCATCAGCGCCGGGGAGGCGTGGGTCCGCAAGCATGACCTCACGAGCCTCCGCCTCCTGGGCTCGACCGGGGAGCCCTGGGACCCCGCCTCCTACATGTGGTTCTTCGAGAAGGTGGGGGGCGGGAGGTGCCCCATCATGAACATCTCGGGGGGCACCGAGCTGTGCGGCTGCCTCCTCCAGCCCTACCCCGTCCAGGAGCTCACCCCCTGCTCCCTGGGCGGGCCCGCCCTGGGGGTGGACACCGACGTCTTCGACGAGGAGGGCCGCCCCGTGCGGGACCAGATCGGCCACCTCGTCTGCAAGCAGCCCGTGCCCTCCATGACCAAGGGCTTCTTGAAGGAGGACGACCGCTACATCGAGACCTACTTCTCCCGCTGGCCGGGGGTCTGGTACCACGGGGACTGGGCGAAGCGCGACGCGGCGGGCCAGTGGTACCTCTTCGGGCGCTCGGACGACACCATCAACGTGGCCGGGAAGCGCGTGGGCCCGGCCGAGGTCGAGGCGGAGCTGATCAAGCACCCGGCCGTCGTGGAGGCCGCCGTCATCGGCGCCCCCCACCCCATCAAGGGAGAGTGCCTCGCCTGCTTCGTGGTGCTGCGGGAGGGAACGGCGCCCACCGACGCCCTGCGGGAGGCGCTCAAGGACCAGACGGTGGCCTACCTGGGGAAGAGCCTTCGGCCCGACGAGGTCAAGTTCGTGAAAGCGCTGCCCAAGACGCGCTCGGCCAAGATCGTGCGGGGGGCCATCAAGAAAGTGTATCTCGGCGAGGACATCTCCCGGATCGACACCAGCTCTATCGAGGTGCCCGAGCACCTCGCGGCGATCCGGGAGGCGCTGTAGGGGCGGAATTGCGATAGGTCGTTCGCCTGCGTTTGTAGTAGTAGGGGCGAGGCATGCCTCGCCCCTATAGAACGGATCACCGCCGATTGCATCTGTAGGGGCGACCGGCCGGTCGCCCCTACGGACCCGGATCGCCACAGGCCGGTGCAGGGGGATATTGCAATACGCCCCTGCAGAATCCCGCCACGCGATTCCGTAGGGGCAGGCCCCCGTGCCTGCCCCCGAACAAAGGGGCGGCCACAGGGGGCCGCCCCTACAAGCGCATCTCTTCCGCTTCCTGAAATTTAGAACAATCTCCGCAGCGAAAGCTGGAAGGGCACGCCGTGGTCCGCGCAGGCCCGCTGGAGGTGGCCGTTGCCCAGCAGGTGCATGAGGGGCTGGTCGACCTCCCCAATGCGCAGGAGGCCCCCCTGGATCTGGGCGGCCCAGTCCTCCTTGAGCTTCTCCGCGTCCCCGGAGGTGATGCGCCACCGGCACTCCTCGGCCCGGCAGTAGCAGTCGAAGGTCTCCTCGGGCTTCATGTAGAGGGTCGCGTAGTCCACCGTCAGCTCCGCGCCGGACTCGATGTCCCGGACCGCCACCTCGAAGCCGTAGTGCGTCGCCATGCAGTTGGGGCTGCAGGAGTGGTTCATGAAGCGCGCCAGGTCCCAGAGCAGGATGTGGTTCCCCTCCGGGGTGCGGTAGGTGTAGCGCGCGAGGGGCTCCCCGTAGATCTCGGGCATGCTCTCGACCTGCTCGGGGGTGAGGATCTGGTCCAGCGGGTCGTACACCCAGGTGATGGTCCCCTGGGGGATCAGGCTCGTGGCGAAGACGCCGTAGCCGATCTCCGGGCTGATGAACTGGAGCACCGTATCCGGATGGAGCACCGCGCTCCCTCCCGTCCGGGCCGATCAGGCCGAGGCGGGGTGGTTCCGCGGCGCGGGAGCCGCCGGAGAGGAACCGTTCCCCTCCGCCCACACCGCCTTCGAGGGCACGCAAAAGTCCGCCGGGCGGGGCAATGGCGCCCGGCCCGCCAGCATGTCGCTCAGGAGCCGGGCTTCCCGGAGGAACGGCACGAGCGGCTGGGGGAGCCGGGGCGCCAGGGCGAAGGCCTCGCGGACGCGGGCCTCCCACGCGTCCCCCAGCCGGAGCACGTCGTCCGAGCGGACGACGCCCCGGCAGCCCGGGGCGCCGCACCGGCACTCCAGTTCGGCGATGATGTTCAGCATCCCGTAGTCGTCGGTGATCTGCTCGCCGGGGAGGATGTCCCGGACGGCGATCTCCATCCCCTCGGTCACGCTGAGGGTGGCGGGGTCGCAGGAGTGGTTCACGAAGCGGCCGAAGTCCCAGCAGAGGACGGCGTCCCCCCGGGAGGTCATGTAGGAGTAGGTCTGGATCATCTCGGTGTAGGCCGGGGGCAGCTCCCGCCTGCGGGCCGGGGTGAGGACGTGGTCGAGGTGGCAGAGGCCCCACGTGATCGTCCCCTTGGGAATCCGCCGGGTGGCGAAGACCCCGTGGCCGACCTCGGGGCTGACGAAGCGCAGCGCCGTATCGGGGTGGATCACATACGCTCCTGCTCGAGCCCGGCCGACGCGGCCGCTCTCCGGGCGCCCGGTCTCCCCTGCACTGGCTCAGCCTCTATCTATTAGCCCTAATTACTCCTATCCGGGCCGCGCGTCCACATAAAGTTTTTCGATCAGGGCCACCACCGCCAGCGCCTCCTCGGGCCGGACGGCCGGGGGCCGACCCACGCGGAAGGCCCCGAGGAAGTCCCGGTGGTTGCGGTACATGGAGTGGAGCTTGGGGGGGAGCTCCTCCGGCGGCGGGGGCTCGGCGGGCGGGGCCGGGAGGGGCGCCTTGCCCTTGTGCTCCCAGCGGACGACCCCTTTCCCCTCGGCGATGGTGCAGGTGCCCTCCGAGCCGTAGAGGGTGAGGGTCTCGGGGAAGCCGGGGTAGGCCACGGTCGAGGCGGTGAGTGTGGCCAGCGCGCCGCACTCGAGCTCCAGCAGGGCGGCCGCCACGTCCTCCTCCTGATAGCCCTCCCGGACCGTGCCGATCGCCCCCCGGACCTCCGCCACCGGCCCCAGGCACCACATGAGCAGGTCGATGTAGTGGATGCCCTGGTTCATCAGCACCCCGCCCCCCGACTCCGCCCGGGAGGCCCGCCAGGGGGCCTGGAGGAAGTAGTTCTCGTCCCGGTAGTAGTTGATCGACACCTCGGCCAGGAACACCCGCCCCAGCAGCCCGGCGTCCAGCGCCGCCTTGAGCTGCATCGCTCCCGGGTCGAAGCGCTTCTGCGAGACGACGGAGAGGGCCACCCCGGCCTCCCGGCAGCGGCCGATTACCTCCCGGCCTGAGGCCGTGTCGTTCGCCAGGGGCTTCTCCAGGAGGACGTGCTTGCCCGCCCGGGCCGCCATCAGGGCCATGGGCGCGTGGAGGAAGGAGGGCGCCGCCACCAGCACGGCCCGGACCCCGGGATCGGCCACGGCGTCCTCCGCCGAGGCGGCCGGCCGGCAGCCGAACCGCCGGCAGACCTCGTCGCGCCGCGCCGGGTCGGAGTCGTAGGCGCAGCGAAGCTCCGCCCCCTCCAGGCAGGAGATCACCTCGGCGTGGCGGCCCCCCATCAGGCCGCAGCCGAGGACGGCGTAGCCGGCGGGTTCGGGGGAGGAAACGGGCATGCGGCTCATCCTAGGCGTGGGTGGGACCGGAGGGGAGGTTTCCGCGCTTCTCCTTGGCGATGAGCATGAGGTTCCGGATGTAGGGGATGAAATTGGGGAGATAGGCCAGCACGCCGATGATGCTCCGGCGCTGGAAGAAGTAGATGAGCAGGATGATCGAGCCCGCCAGGCTCAGATACCAGAAGACGACGGGCACCTCGCTCCTCCCCACCCGCTCGCTGTGAATCCATTGGATGATGAAGCGGCTGCCGAAGCACAGGTTCCCCATGAGGCCGAACACTTCCCAAGGACCGAAGTCGAAACCCAGGAACATCGCTCTCTCCCAAGGTGCCCCCCCTGGTCCGTGGAGAGAGCGGACGCTCCTCACCCCGGGGGGGGCGGAATGTGCCTCCGTTGATACCAAAGGACGGCCAGCGTGTCGACGAGTCCGACGAACACGCGGTTCCCGAAGCCGTACTTGGACACCCCGGCCTTCCGGGGGCGGTCGGCCACCTCGATCTGGCGCACCTCCCATCCGTGGGTCTGGAGGAGGGTCGGGAGGAAGCGGTGCAGTCCCCGGAAGGGGATGAGCTGGGCCAGGGCCTTCCGGCGGAAGACCCGGTAGGTGCACCCCGCGTCCAGGATGCCGTCCTTGAGCATCCAGTTCCGGAAGCCGTTGGCGGCCCAGGTGGAGAACTGCTTGAGGCGGGTGTCGGCCCGCTTGGGCCGGACGCCGCAAACCGCCCCGGCCTCCCCGAGGGCCTCGATGAGGCGGGGGAGATCCGCCGGGTCGTTCTGGAGATCGGCGTCCATGGTGGCGACGATCTCGCCCCGGGCGGCGGCGAAGCCACTGAGCTGGGCGGCGCTCTCCCCCAGGTTGCGGGGGTGCTCGACGACCCGGATGCCCGGGTTGTCCCTCTCCAACTGCCGCAGCCTGGCCAGGGTTCCGTCCGTCGAGGCGTCGTTCACGAAGACGACTTCCCACTCCCGGCCGATGCCCTCGAGCACGGGACGCAGCTCGGCCCAGAGGGCCTCCACGTTCCCTTCCTCGTTGTGGCAGGGAATGACCACGCTGAGCGAGCCGCGCGGTTCGAGTCCCTTCATGGCTTTTTTGCGCCCCCACCGGGAGGAATGGGGGCCGCCGGCTTCTCGGGCGCCTGGGACTGCGCCTCGGCCCTGTCCGCCTGGCGGTCCAGGGACTTCCACTCCTCGAAGGCGCCGAAGTAGAGGAGCCCCAGGCAGCCCGCGGCCGCCACCGCCCCCAGCCACGCCTCCCGCCGCCGCCTGGCCATCCATCCGCGGCCGGTGAGCACAAGCGCGCCCACCCCTCCCAGCACGCTCAGCCCGGCGAGCCACGACGGCGCGATGAACAGCGTGAAGCCCAGCCCCAAGAGCGTCCCCGCGGCCAGGAGGACCAGCAGGACGGCCTGGGAGGACGTCAGGAATTTCTCCCCAAGGCTTCCGGGCGGATCATCGATGTGGGCCAGCAGGGCGTCCGCCGCCATCAGCCCCAGCAGGGGCAGGACCGGGAGCAGGTAGTGGGGCTGCTTGGCCGGGAGGACGGAGAAAAAGACGAGGACTACGACAAAGGTCCAGACGACGAAGGCCCATCCCCCCCTCCCGCGCCAGCGCCCCGCCCGCCAGACGTGCCTGGCGGTGAGGGGCAGCAGGACGCTCACCGGGATGGCGATGTCCCAAATCCGGTAGAGGTAGTACCAGAACGCGCGGAAGTGCCGGCCCGTATGGCCCACCACCTCGACGCCCACCGGCTGGAGGCCCTCCAGGAGGGCCCAGTGGATTGCCTCCTTGGGCATCTGGACGAAGACCAGGAGATACCACGAGCCCCCCGCCAGGGCGGCCGCGGCCAGCCACATCAGCACCTCCCGCCGGAAGACCCTACCCCAGCCCCGGCGGAGCGTCAGGGCCAGGGCGGCGGGGATCCCCACCACCGGGAGCAGGGTGGTGCCCTTGGCCAGCGCCGCCAGCGCCAGCGAGAGGCCGAACGCCGGGAGAAGGTTCCTGCGCCGGCCATGCCAGAGCCGCTCGAATAGGTATAAGGCGGCCACGCACGCCGCGGAAAAGGCCATGTCGGGCGAGCCCCTCCGGGCCATGATGAGGAAGAGCGCCATCATCCCCGTCAGGAGCCCCGCCAGGCCCCCCAGGGCCGGGCCGCCCAGCGCCGTCCCCCAGGCAACGGTGACAGCCAGCATGACCATCGCTCCGATGGCCGAGGGCACCCGGGCGCTCCACCAGTCCGCCTCCCCGCGGATGCGGGCCGAAATCGCGCCGATCCAATGGTAGAGGGGGGGCTTCGAGAGGAAGGGCTTGCCGTCCACCCGGGGGACGAGCCAATCCCCCGTCCGCGCCATCGTTTGGATGATCTCCCGGCTGCGCGCCTCGACGGGAAGCTTCGCGGCCCCGCCGCCCAGGTTGATCCAGACGAGGAGGACGGGGATGGCGAGAAGCGCCAGCGGAATCCAGGCCGGGACGGGGCGGGCGGGTGCGCCGGGAGCCGGGCCTCCGGCCATCTCAGTCGGTTCGGCCGCGGCCGGCCGCCGCCGAGGCGGCGCGGGAGCCCGCCCCGAAGAAGGCGGAAACCTGCTCGATCACGTAAGCGGCCTGCGTCTCGGTCAGGTGCGGGAAGATCGGCAGGGAGAGGATGGCGTCGCAGGCCGCCTCCGCCTCGGGGAAGGCGCCCCGGGCGTATCCCAAAGAAGCGTAGGCCGGATGGAGGTGCACGGGGACGGGATAGTGCAACCCCGTCTGGACCCCGTTCTCCGCGAGGTGCTTGGCGAGCGCCTCGCGCCGGGCGGTGCGGATCACGAACAGATGCCACACCGGCTCCGCGCCCCGGGGAGGCTCGGGAAGGACGACGTCCCCCACCCCCGCCAGCCCTTCGAGATACCACTGGGCCGCGCGTCGGCGCATGGCGTTCCACTCCTTCAGGCGGGGCAGCTTGGCCGAGAGCACGGCCGCCTGGATGGGATCGATCCGTTCGTTCACCCCCACCGTCTCGTGCGTGAACTTCTCCAGGCGCCCGTGGTTCGAGAGCGCCCTCACCCGCGAGGCGAGCTCTTCCCGGTCGGTGGCGGCTGCGCCGCTGTCCCCGAACCCGCCCAGGCACTTCGAGGGGTAGAAAGAGAAGCAGGCGGCCTCCCCCCAGGTGCCCACCCTTTTCCCGTCCAGCGAGGCCCCCTGCGCCTGGGCCACGTCCTCGGCGAGGATGAGCCCCTTGCGGGCGGCGAGCGCGGAGATTTCCCGCAGGGGGGCGGGGAACCCGTAGAGGTGGACCGGCAGGAGCACTGCCGTCCGGGGCGTCACGGCGGCCTCCACGGCGGCGGCGGAAATCTGGTAGGTGCGGGGGTCGATGTCGCACAGGACGGGCTTGAACCCCGCCCTGACGATGGCCTCCACCGTGGGCACGGCGGTGAGGGTGGTGGTGACGATCTCGGCGCCGGGAGGCAGCCCGAGCCCCTCGAAGACGAGCTGGAGGGCGGCGGTGCCGCTCTTCACCCCGACGGCGAACCGCTTCCCCTCCTCCTGGGCAAGGGCGGCCTCGAATTCCTTGACGAAATTGCCCCCGACGAACGAGGAGGAGGCGATGATGCGGGCGAGCGACTCATCCACCCGCTGCTTCACGTCCAGGTATTGGGGGTGAAGATCGACGAAGGGGATTTTCATCATAGGGAGGCGACGGCCGCCGGCGCAGGACCGGGTCCGAAATCCTTCTGCGAAGTCTCGATGTCACCAGCCTCCTGCGGTCCGGCGGGGCGGACGGCAAATCGTACAAGAGGCCCCCCGCCAGTTCAAGCGATTCCGACCCCCGTGCCGGGATCGGGCGGGAAGGCCGCTATTCGGGCATGAAAAACCCCTCTCCGGCTTGCGCCGCCCGGGCCCGGGGCTTATCTTCCCGGCCTGAGCCCGGGGTTCCGGCCCTTTCGGCTGTCCCGTCCTCCAGAAAGGGCCCCGCGTGCCGCTCGCACCCTTCGATGCGCTCGCCATCGCCGTCGCCGCCTTCTTCGTGGGGTTCTTCAAGGCCACCCTCGGCCTCGCCATCGGGCTCCTGCTCGTCCCGGTGATGGTGTTCGTCTGGCCGACGCGCTTCGTCTTCGGCATCATCGCCGTCCAGATGTGGCTCTCGGACTACCTCGCCCTCAAGTATTTCTGGAAGCGGTGGGACGGCCGCCTGGTGAAGCTGGTCCTGCCCGGCTTCTTCTTCGGGATCATCCTGGGGGCGTACCTCCTGGTCCAGCTCCCAGATTTCTGGATCCGGAAGGGCCTGGGGGCGCTCTGCCTCGTCTTTGCCGGGCTGCAGGCCGTG
The Candidatus Tectomicrobia bacterium DNA segment above includes these coding regions:
- a CDS encoding MBL fold metallo-hydrolase — its product is METQNWYSVQEFAPGSYQITEAGRYKMFLFLGRDKALAVDGGLGVGDLRKLHESITRLPIDFILTHTHWDHLGGGHQWPKVGVHPIGKDRLANDHSAAAQRFIQNWKDPLPAGFDPKTFTIKPITFGWTLKEGDSFDLGGRRFRVYDIPGHSPDSIALLDEREGVLVTGDLVKPLDCLYLQVPTAILRDYAPSLRKLEKLAKEVKWICSGHTNPFGDASIIGEMARFMEEIEAGTHEKSKKRFAPPGWGEVDEYEAKRFKVWIGDHARK
- a CDS encoding lipid-A-disaccharide synthase N-terminal domain-containing protein codes for the protein MFLGFDFGPWEVFGLMGNLCFGSRFIIQWIHSERVGRSEVPVVFWYLSLAGSIILLIYFFQRRSIIGVLAYLPNFIPYIRNLMLIAKEKRGNLPSGPTHA
- a CDS encoding SET domain-containing protein-lysine N-methyltransferase, translating into MIHPDTALRFVSPEVGHGVFATRRIPKGTITWGLCHLDHVLTPARRRELPPAYTEMIQTYSYMTSRGDAVLCWDFGRFVNHSCDPATLSVTEGMEIAVRDILPGEQITDDYGMLNIIAELECRCGAPGCRGVVRSDDVLRLGDAWEARVREAFALAPRLPQPLVPFLREARLLSDMLAGRAPLPRPADFCVPSKAVWAEGNGSSPAAPAPRNHPASA
- a CDS encoding Gfo/Idh/MocA family oxidoreductase, translating into MPVSSPEPAGYAVLGCGLMGGRHAEVISCLEGAELRCAYDSDPARRDEVCRRFGCRPAASAEDAVADPGVRAVLVAAPSFLHAPMALMAARAGKHVLLEKPLANDTASGREVIGRCREAGVALSVVSQKRFDPGAMQLKAALDAGLLGRVFLAEVSINYYRDENYFLQAPWRASRAESGGGVLMNQGIHYIDLLMWCLGPVAEVRGAIGTVREGYQEEDVAAALLELECGALATLTASTVAYPGFPETLTLYGSEGTCTIAEGKGVVRWEHKGKAPLPAPPAEPPPPEELPPKLHSMYRNHRDFLGAFRVGRPPAVRPEEALAVVALIEKLYVDARPG
- a CDS encoding glycosyltransferase family 39 protein, coding for MAGGPAPGAPARPVPAWIPLALLAIPVLLVWINLGGGAAKLPVEARSREIIQTMARTGDWLVPRVDGKPFLSKPPLYHWIGAISARIRGEADWWSARVPSAIGAMVMLAVTVAWGTALGGPALGGLAGLLTGMMALFLIMARRGSPDMAFSAACVAALYLFERLWHGRRRNLLPAFGLSLALAALAKGTTLLPVVGIPAALALTLRRGWGRVFRREVLMWLAAAALAGGSWYLLVFVQMPKEAIHWALLEGLQPVGVEVVGHTGRHFRAFWYYLYRIWDIAIPVSVLLPLTARHVWRAGRWRGRGGWAFVVWTFVVVLVFFSVLPAKQPHYLLPVLPLLGLMAADALLAHIDDPPGSLGEKFLTSSQAVLLVLLAAGTLLGLGFTLFIAPSWLAGLSVLGGVGALVLTGRGWMARRRREAWLGAVAAAGCLGLLYFGAFEEWKSLDRQADRAEAQSQAPEKPAAPIPPGGGAKKP
- a CDS encoding DUF2188 domain-containing protein — protein: MSRQAKNQSSLSRAARVHVIAHQEGWAIKQEGQSRASKICSTKEAAVRNASQVAVKGQDVVVHKKDGSIQSWKRIVK
- a CDS encoding glycosyltransferase family 2 protein, with product MKGLEPRGSLSVVIPCHNEEGNVEALWAELRPVLEGIGREWEVVFVNDASTDGTLARLRQLERDNPGIRVVEHPRNLGESAAQLSGFAAARGEIVATMDADLQNDPADLPRLIEALGEAGAVCGVRPKRADTRLKQFSTWAANGFRNWMLKDGILDAGCTYRVFRRKALAQLIPFRGLHRFLPTLLQTHGWEVRQIEVADRPRKAGVSKYGFGNRVFVGLVDTLAVLWYQRRHIPPPPG
- a CDS encoding pyridoxal phosphate-dependent aminotransferase, producing MSESRAPRFSTRWADEPRPNRLALLVEAKKKAGVALHDLTNTNPTKAGLSAAGGLSLPAPAATPSPAPPAPPYEPDPRGLPAAREAVARYYAEVGARVSPENIFLTASTSEAYGFLFKLLTDPGDNILFPAPSYPLFEHLARMESIEARPCPLARRPDGGWAYSAEAILSARNDRTRAVCLVSPNNPTGTTPDGNAWNAVQAACEKEGLPLILDEVFADYAWNGARPVFPRREPAVPVFVLNGLSKVLCAPQLKLAWILLHAPMDMKPPVRERLDLICDTYLSVNEPVQRALPALLPRRKEVQAQVRARLAENRMILRSLPTGGHLRPLPGDGGWSQVIALPDGTDEEDFALRLLDGANVLVQPGYFYDIEEGAHFVVSLLSFPRELAQGLAAAAAILKNG
- a CDS encoding AMP-binding protein, translating into MPTPVIWRPTEDFLRNSNVARFMQKHGLKSYSELLEWSVADIRRFWRLILEDMGVEWYRPYDEVLDLSRGFEWARWFVGGELNVIHNCIDRHLRDGKGGRTVLVWEGDGGEVRRFTYAELAAEVARLAGAMRAMGMRPGDAAGIFMPMLPETVFAFFACLKIGAAAVPIFSGFGPEAVAERLAHAEARLVFTADGGMRRGKEVPVKPLLDQALNLGTRVEKVVVLGRTAAEVPMKAGRDVMWEEFVAGQPAEAPTERLPAEARAIIIYTSGTTGKPKGTVHTHAGLLVTTAKELRYCIDLREGDTVFWVTDIGWMMGPWEMVGVQFGGGTYLIYEGAPNWPGPDRLWKLVADHKVTQLGISPTAIRLLISAGEAWVRKHDLTSLRLLGSTGEPWDPASYMWFFEKVGGGRCPIMNISGGTELCGCLLQPYPVQELTPCSLGGPALGVDTDVFDEEGRPVRDQIGHLVCKQPVPSMTKGFLKEDDRYIETYFSRWPGVWYHGDWAKRDAAGQWYLFGRSDDTINVAGKRVGPAEVEAELIKHPAVVEAAVIGAPHPIKGECLACFVVLREGTAPTDALREALKDQTVAYLGKSLRPDEVKFVKALPKTRSAKIVRGAIKKVYLGEDISRIDTSSIEVPEHLAAIREAL
- a CDS encoding SET domain-containing protein; translated protein: MLHPDTVLQFISPEIGYGVFATSLIPQGTITWVYDPLDQILTPEQVESMPEIYGEPLARYTYRTPEGNHILLWDLARFMNHSCSPNCMATHYGFEVAVRDIESGAELTVDYATLYMKPEETFDCYCRAEECRWRITSGDAEKLKEDWAAQIQGGLLRIGEVDQPLMHLLGNGHLQRACADHGVPFQLSLRRLF
- a CDS encoding DegT/DnrJ/EryC1/StrS family aminotransferase, producing the protein MMKIPFVDLHPQYLDVKQRVDESLARIIASSSFVGGNFVKEFEAALAQEEGKRFAVGVKSGTAALQLVFEGLGLPPGAEIVTTTLTAVPTVEAIVRAGFKPVLCDIDPRTYQISAAAVEAAVTPRTAVLLPVHLYGFPAPLREISALAARKGLILAEDVAQAQGASLDGKRVGTWGEAACFSFYPSKCLGGFGDSGAAATDREELASRVRALSNHGRLEKFTHETVGVNERIDPIQAAVLSAKLPRLKEWNAMRRRAAQWYLEGLAGVGDVVLPEPPRGAEPVWHLFVIRTARREALAKHLAENGVQTGLHYPVPVHLHPAYASLGYARGAFPEAEAACDAILSLPIFPHLTETQAAYVIEQVSAFFGAGSRAASAAAGRGRTD